One stretch of Rosistilla oblonga DNA includes these proteins:
- a CDS encoding BatA domain-containing protein has translation MSFLAPLYALGALAIALPILFHLIRRRPKAQAEFSSLMFLTQSPPRLTRRSRLDQWPLLLLRALAILLLALAFARPFLRSMAQQETDPIGRRVVVLVDTSGSMLRGDLWQQAQQQVASVTDDLAANDQIALLTYDSAVTSVVSWDDQAVGGASSQAERIRRAMADITPSHGGSDLGSALIAAADILHNTAESIEEGDVAAGEIVIVSDLQEGNDLIPLQQYQWPASIAVSIASVESAEKGNLSAVVLPQPVASGESKQPQLRVRFHNTSDSVNDQFMYFWEGGKEGEDRIVQVPPGESRVVTVDPPTGTQHVLRFVGDPQAFDNQVYVALPPKLQQRVLYVGSQAEDPQSGLFYFLNQATLGNARREVAIEQVEPGGLPAELKPQQTPLVIVADVVPSAAMAGLKQYLGDGGHLLFVIDADPKDDPAIAASLRELSDSPSLAIEEAKVGDYAMLAKIDFQHPLFAPFADPKYNDFTKIRFWSHRRLTLAEEDGWQTVAEFDDNDPALLQRSIGAGRLWILTAGWQPQQSQLALSTKFVPLISGMLDQGPNRSPLQASYAIGTEGALPVTPPCELVSPDGTRREIEADLRLEELKQPGVYRLIQSGVESSFAMNLPESESRTVAIGADQLEQYGLQMQRSESAEQIADRQRQLQDVQLESQQKIWQWMIFAALGILVTETWLGGYLAGRKG, from the coding sequence ATGAGTTTCCTCGCTCCGCTGTACGCTCTGGGGGCATTGGCGATCGCGTTGCCGATCTTGTTCCACTTGATCCGCCGCCGACCCAAGGCGCAAGCGGAATTCAGTTCGCTGATGTTCTTGACCCAGTCGCCGCCGCGGCTGACGCGGCGCAGCCGCTTGGATCAGTGGCCGCTGCTGTTGCTGCGGGCGTTGGCGATCCTGTTGCTGGCGTTGGCCTTTGCCCGTCCCTTCTTGCGGTCGATGGCCCAACAGGAGACCGATCCGATCGGGCGGCGAGTTGTCGTGTTGGTCGATACCAGCGGCAGCATGTTGCGGGGCGATCTCTGGCAACAGGCACAACAACAGGTCGCGTCGGTCACCGACGATTTGGCGGCAAACGATCAGATCGCGTTGCTGACCTATGACTCCGCTGTCACATCGGTAGTCAGCTGGGATGATCAAGCGGTCGGCGGGGCGAGTTCGCAAGCCGAACGAATCCGCCGGGCGATGGCCGACATCACGCCAAGCCATGGCGGATCGGATCTTGGATCCGCGTTGATCGCCGCGGCAGACATCCTGCACAACACGGCTGAATCGATCGAAGAGGGAGACGTTGCCGCCGGGGAGATCGTGATTGTCAGCGATCTGCAGGAAGGGAACGACCTGATTCCGCTGCAACAATACCAATGGCCGGCATCGATTGCTGTATCGATCGCGTCGGTCGAGTCCGCTGAAAAAGGGAACCTCAGCGCAGTCGTGCTGCCTCAACCTGTCGCGAGCGGCGAATCGAAGCAGCCTCAGTTGCGGGTTCGATTTCACAACACAAGCGATTCGGTCAACGATCAATTCATGTACTTTTGGGAAGGTGGCAAAGAGGGCGAGGATCGGATCGTGCAGGTTCCGCCGGGGGAGAGCCGCGTTGTGACGGTCGATCCGCCGACGGGGACGCAGCATGTGTTGCGATTTGTCGGCGACCCGCAGGCTTTCGATAATCAAGTTTATGTCGCCTTGCCGCCGAAATTGCAGCAGCGCGTGTTGTATGTCGGTTCGCAGGCGGAAGATCCGCAGAGCGGGCTGTTCTACTTTCTCAACCAAGCGACGTTGGGGAACGCTCGCCGCGAAGTCGCGATTGAACAAGTGGAACCCGGCGGGCTGCCGGCGGAATTGAAACCTCAGCAAACGCCGTTGGTGATCGTTGCCGACGTGGTCCCGTCCGCTGCGATGGCGGGTCTAAAACAATACCTCGGCGACGGTGGGCATCTGTTGTTTGTGATCGATGCGGATCCGAAAGACGATCCCGCGATCGCCGCTTCGCTGCGGGAGCTCTCCGATTCGCCATCGCTTGCGATCGAAGAAGCCAAGGTCGGCGACTATGCCATGCTGGCGAAGATCGATTTCCAACATCCGCTGTTCGCCCCCTTTGCCGATCCCAAATACAACGACTTCACCAAGATCCGGTTCTGGTCGCACCGACGGTTAACGCTGGCGGAGGAGGATGGTTGGCAAACGGTTGCGGAGTTCGACGACAACGATCCGGCATTGCTCCAGCGATCGATCGGGGCAGGTCGGCTGTGGATTCTGACCGCTGGATGGCAACCGCAGCAGAGTCAGTTGGCACTGTCGACCAAGTTTGTCCCACTGATCTCAGGGATGCTCGATCAAGGTCCCAACCGCTCGCCCCTGCAAGCCAGTTACGCGATCGGAACAGAGGGTGCATTGCCGGTGACGCCGCCGTGTGAACTGGTGTCGCCCGACGGAACGCGTCGCGAAATCGAAGCCGATCTTCGCTTGGAAGAACTGAAACAGCCGGGCGTCTATCGGTTGATCCAGAGTGGCGTCGAAAGCAGTTTTGCGATGAACCTGCCCGAAAGCGAAAGCCGCACTGTCGCGATCGGAGCAGACCAATTGGAGCAGTACGGATTGCAGATGCAGCGGAGCGAATCGGCGGAACAGATCGCCGACCGCCAGCGACAACTGCAAGATGTCCAACTGGAAAGCCAGCAGAAGATCTGGCAATGGATGATCTTCGCCGCCCTCGGCATCTTGGTTACCGAAACCTGGCTCGGCGGATACCTAGCCGGACGGAAAGGGTAG
- a CDS encoding formylmethanofuran dehydrogenase subunit B, translating to MSETWNHVACPGCSCLCDDLSVQFDGDRLLSFEPACPRGEQWFRTRCESSPRGPQVAGVTVDYDSAIAVAVEILRAADYPLIYGLSQSATPGQRAAIALADALGGVADTTASLDHSAAIMALQEFGEVTCTLGEIRNRADLVIFWGCDPASSHPRHAERYSIHPRGRWLPGGRADRTVVMIGTAGQVEQCRLDAEGIKPDITIAIQPGQDFETLSILRRLVRGDQVADVPAPLQQLVPLMKSCKYGVFFFGLGLGGGGDSESSTAAPIDHVNIAALLQLVAELNAFARFTARRMGRHGEVSGADNVLCWQTGYPFAVDFSCGYPRHNPSEFSADGLLARGDVDAAVLVGAETIPRFSAAARKHLESIPTILLDHPAAQSPFQPTVEFRTAVYGLHASGTTFRMDNVPIALHAMLPTKLPTDAKILADLTNGLA from the coding sequence TTGTCCGAAACCTGGAATCACGTCGCCTGTCCGGGTTGCAGTTGTCTCTGCGATGATCTTTCCGTGCAGTTTGACGGCGATCGGCTTTTGTCGTTCGAACCGGCTTGCCCGCGCGGAGAGCAGTGGTTTCGCACGCGATGCGAATCGTCGCCCCGCGGGCCGCAGGTCGCTGGAGTCACTGTCGACTACGATTCCGCCATCGCCGTGGCGGTCGAGATCCTTCGCGCGGCGGACTACCCGCTGATCTATGGACTTTCCCAAAGTGCGACGCCCGGTCAACGCGCGGCGATCGCTCTGGCGGACGCTTTGGGCGGCGTGGCCGATACGACCGCTTCGTTGGATCACTCCGCGGCGATCATGGCATTGCAGGAGTTTGGCGAAGTGACCTGCACGCTGGGCGAGATCCGCAATCGCGCCGATCTCGTCATCTTCTGGGGCTGCGATCCGGCGAGCTCCCATCCGCGACATGCGGAGCGTTATTCGATTCACCCCCGCGGCCGTTGGTTGCCCGGCGGACGAGCCGACCGCACGGTGGTGATGATCGGAACCGCAGGACAAGTCGAACAATGCCGATTGGACGCCGAGGGAATAAAGCCGGACATCACGATTGCGATCCAGCCGGGCCAAGATTTTGAGACCCTTTCCATACTGCGACGGCTCGTCCGTGGAGACCAAGTCGCCGATGTACCGGCACCGCTGCAACAACTGGTTCCGCTGATGAAGAGCTGCAAATATGGAGTCTTCTTTTTTGGACTGGGACTCGGCGGTGGTGGCGACAGCGAATCATCGACCGCAGCTCCGATCGATCACGTGAACATCGCGGCACTGCTGCAATTGGTCGCCGAACTCAACGCGTTCGCCCGATTCACGGCCCGGCGGATGGGGCGGCACGGGGAGGTTTCGGGAGCGGATAACGTTCTATGTTGGCAGACCGGATATCCATTTGCCGTCGATTTCTCTTGCGGTTACCCGCGTCACAATCCGAGCGAGTTCTCTGCGGATGGGCTGCTGGCGCGAGGCGATGTCGACGCGGCGGTCTTGGTGGGTGCCGAAACGATCCCTCGGTTCTCCGCGGCCGCGCGAAAACATCTGGAATCGATCCCGACCATTCTGTTGGACCATCCCGCCGCCCAATCGCCGTTTCAGCCGACGGTCGAATTCCGCACCGCGGTCTACGGGCTACACGCATCCGGAACGACCTTTCGGATGGACAACGTGCCGATCGCGCTGCACGCCATGCTCCCAACAAAACTACCAACCGACGCCAAGATACTCGCAGATCTGACAAACGGCTTGGCTTAG
- a CDS encoding multiheme c-type cytochrome: protein MSEATSPGGSVPQPTAPIKKPVRAVGPRLRKLLHVVLAIVSLLFANSAYLSIITFLEWVKGETYQDYYYQYMFLAHLVLGLLLVVPLIVFGVIHLINSKDRRNRRAVRIGYALFAISILVLVSGLMLTRALGIDLRQPALRSTVYWMHVACPLIAGWLYWLHRLVGPRIKWRAGMAFTSVGAAGVLTLVAFQTQDPRQWNSIGPDSGVQYFEPSLARTSTGDFIPADAMMNDQYCIKCHADVHAQWSDSVHRFSSFNNPPYLASVSETRNVAMKRDGNVQAARWCAGCHDPVPFFSGAFDDPNFDLLGHETSNAGITCTVCHAITHVNSPRGNADYTIEEPLHYPFAFSDNAVLQWVNQQLVKAKPAFHKKTFMKPLHKTAEFCSTCHKVHLPRALNHYKDFLRGQNHYDPYLLSGVSGHGARSFYYPPKAEENCNRCHMPLVESNDFGAQRFDAATAMSVHDHLFPSANTGIAWLRDRDEVIKAHQDYLQGVMRVDIFGIRDSGEVDGPQTAPLRPDVPTLDPGKSYLLETVIRTLKMGHLFSQGTADSNEIWLDVTVRSGDRVIGRSGGLSDETKEVDPWSHFVNVFMLDKDGNRIDRRNPENIFTPLYNHQIPPGAGQTVQYLLDLPEDLEDTVRVEVKLQYRKFDQRYMQFVADRNQELGQTIRGHRPGETYVNELPITTLAVDEIEFPVAGVDKSVTNADSEIPVWQRWNDYGIGQLLKGKNALRQAEEAFLQVETFDRWDGPLNLARVYNAEGRLDDAVAALTRAQTYADREGYPRWTWAWLSGSINAQQGRLVEAVQNLNSVLEDNTPEMQARGFDFGLDYEVINLTGQTLFELGNQRARQQREEEALAHWNDAIARFQETLEIDPDNVTAHYNLQLLYERIGDSEASALHQQFHQSYKPDDNAKGRAIRLAREKYPAANHAAEDVVRYPLQRAGAPELPQ from the coding sequence ATGTCCGAAGCAACTTCGCCCGGCGGCAGCGTGCCGCAACCAACCGCTCCGATTAAGAAACCGGTCCGCGCCGTCGGCCCGCGGCTGCGGAAACTGCTGCACGTCGTCTTGGCGATCGTCTCGCTGCTGTTTGCCAATTCGGCTTACCTATCGATCATCACCTTCCTAGAATGGGTGAAGGGAGAGACTTACCAAGACTACTATTACCAATACATGTTCTTGGCGCATCTGGTGCTGGGGCTGTTGTTAGTCGTCCCGTTGATCGTGTTTGGTGTGATCCATCTGATCAACAGCAAAGACCGCCGCAATCGTCGCGCGGTGCGGATCGGTTACGCGTTGTTTGCGATCAGCATTTTGGTGTTGGTCAGCGGGCTGATGCTGACCCGAGCGTTGGGGATCGACCTGCGGCAACCGGCGCTCCGCAGCACCGTCTACTGGATGCACGTCGCATGTCCGCTGATCGCCGGCTGGCTGTACTGGCTGCATCGACTGGTCGGTCCGCGGATCAAATGGCGAGCGGGAATGGCGTTTACCAGCGTCGGTGCGGCTGGCGTTTTGACGCTTGTCGCCTTTCAAACCCAAGACCCGCGGCAATGGAATTCGATCGGCCCCGATTCGGGCGTGCAGTACTTCGAGCCATCGCTGGCGCGAACCTCGACCGGTGACTTTATCCCCGCCGATGCGATGATGAACGATCAGTATTGCATCAAGTGCCACGCCGACGTGCACGCTCAGTGGAGCGACAGCGTGCATCGTTTCAGTTCGTTCAACAATCCGCCTTATTTGGCGAGCGTCTCCGAAACCCGGAACGTTGCGATGAAGCGGGACGGGAATGTCCAAGCGGCCCGTTGGTGCGCCGGTTGCCACGATCCGGTCCCCTTCTTTTCCGGAGCGTTCGACGATCCGAACTTCGACCTGCTGGGGCACGAGACCTCAAACGCCGGGATCACTTGTACAGTCTGCCATGCGATCACGCACGTCAACAGCCCGCGCGGCAACGCCGACTACACGATCGAAGAACCGCTGCACTATCCGTTTGCGTTCAGCGACAACGCGGTGCTGCAGTGGGTGAATCAGCAATTGGTCAAAGCCAAGCCCGCGTTTCACAAGAAGACGTTTATGAAACCGCTGCACAAAACGGCGGAGTTCTGCTCGACGTGCCACAAGGTGCATCTGCCGCGAGCACTCAACCACTACAAGGACTTCTTGCGGGGCCAGAACCACTACGATCCGTACCTATTAAGCGGCGTTTCAGGACATGGGGCTCGCAGTTTTTATTACCCACCCAAAGCGGAAGAGAACTGCAATCGATGCCACATGCCGCTTGTCGAATCGAACGATTTCGGAGCCCAGCGGTTTGACGCGGCGACGGCGATGAGCGTTCACGATCATCTATTCCCTTCGGCCAACACCGGGATCGCTTGGCTGAGAGATCGCGACGAGGTGATCAAAGCTCATCAGGATTATCTGCAGGGGGTGATGCGAGTCGACATTTTTGGGATCCGCGATTCGGGAGAGGTCGATGGGCCGCAGACGGCGCCGCTGCGTCCCGACGTGCCGACGCTGGATCCAGGCAAATCGTATCTGTTGGAAACGGTGATCCGAACGCTGAAGATGGGGCATCTGTTTTCGCAGGGGACTGCCGATTCGAACGAGATCTGGTTGGACGTCACCGTCCGCAGCGGCGACCGCGTGATCGGACGCAGCGGAGGATTGAGCGATGAGACAAAAGAAGTCGATCCGTGGTCGCACTTTGTCAACGTCTTCATGCTCGACAAAGATGGCAACCGGATCGATCGCCGCAATCCCGAAAACATCTTTACTCCGCTGTACAACCACCAGATTCCGCCCGGTGCGGGTCAGACGGTGCAGTACCTTTTGGACCTTCCCGAAGATCTTGAGGATACGGTTCGCGTCGAGGTGAAGTTGCAGTATCGCAAGTTCGACCAGCGGTACATGCAATTTGTCGCCGATCGAAATCAAGAGCTAGGGCAGACGATCCGTGGCCATCGGCCGGGAGAGACCTACGTCAACGAGCTGCCGATCACGACGTTGGCGGTCGACGAGATCGAGTTCCCCGTCGCGGGCGTCGACAAATCGGTGACCAATGCGGATTCGGAGATTCCCGTTTGGCAACGCTGGAACGATTATGGCATCGGCCAGTTGTTGAAGGGGAAAAATGCGTTGCGGCAGGCGGAGGAAGCGTTCCTGCAAGTCGAGACCTTCGATCGCTGGGACGGTCCGCTAAACCTGGCTCGCGTCTACAATGCCGAAGGCCGCTTGGATGATGCAGTCGCCGCCCTGACGCGTGCTCAAACCTACGCCGACCGGGAGGGATATCCGCGTTGGACCTGGGCTTGGTTGTCTGGATCGATCAACGCCCAGCAGGGTCGGCTGGTCGAAGCCGTTCAGAATTTGAACAGCGTCTTGGAGGATAACACTCCCGAAATGCAAGCCCGCGGGTTCGACTTCGGCCTCGATTACGAAGTCATCAACTTGACCGGTCAGACATTGTTTGAACTCGGTAATCAACGGGCGCGGCAGCAACGCGAAGAGGAGGCGTTGGCGCACTGGAACGATGCGATCGCACGGTTCCAAGAGACGCTGGAGATCGATCCCGACAACGTCACGGCGCACTATAACCTGCAACTGTTGTACGAGCGGATCGGCGATTCCGAAGCGTCGGCGCTGCACCAACAGTTTCATCAAAGCTACAAGCCGGACGATAACGCCAAGGGACGAGCGATTCGGTTGGCGCGTGAAAAGTATCCGGCGGCGAATCATGCGGCGGAAGATGTCGTTCGTTATCCGTTGCAGCGGGCCGGGGCTCCCGAATTACCGCAGTGA
- a CDS encoding CRTAC1 family protein — MAKKTIDKTKRPDPQESVEQDDAVIGTAFRWSLAAIIVGLVIGGGAIYWFNRPKPAAPTQQTELASVAVRQVATVQPPDLKFTDVTKAAGIEFVHNRGATGAKLLPETMGGGVAVFDFDDDGDQDILFLNSKNWPWDAPLPDQSQQLALYRNDDGKFTDVTQGSGLDVSIYAMGAAVGDYDNDGRVDVFVSAVGANHLFHNLGDGKFADVSESSKTAGEETDWSSGCGWFDFDNDGDLDLFVCNYVRWNKEYDLAQNFQLVGGGRAYGRPQNFEGTFPYLYRNDGDGVFTDITAQAGLQVKNPLTNVPLAKSLGLTFCDIDEDGWIDILVANDTVQNLIFKNTGKGTFLEFGVPAGIAFDPSGNARGAMGIDVAAIRGSDSMGIAIGNFANEMTAMYVSRRGQMQFTDEAISTGLGPNTRLQLTFGVCYLDYDLDGRLDLMCANGHLEEDINRVQPSQHYAQPPQLFWNAGPLSDTEFVAVDPAHCGEDLVAPMVGRAVAYLDYDRDGDQDVLVTAVGGAPRLLRNDQQLGRHGLRVRLVGDGKQINRDAIGSWVEVTAGDKTYRQQVMPTRSYLTQVELPLTFGLGDAKQIDSLEVQWSDGTKSVLHDVKVDQLQTIRYAPQE, encoded by the coding sequence ATGGCAAAAAAGACAATCGATAAAACGAAGCGTCCCGATCCGCAGGAGTCGGTCGAACAGGACGACGCAGTGATCGGAACCGCGTTTCGCTGGTCGCTGGCCGCGATTATCGTCGGCTTGGTAATCGGCGGCGGCGCGATCTACTGGTTCAATCGCCCCAAGCCGGCAGCTCCCACCCAGCAGACCGAACTGGCATCCGTCGCCGTCCGCCAGGTTGCGACGGTGCAACCTCCCGATTTGAAGTTCACCGATGTGACCAAAGCAGCGGGAATCGAATTCGTTCACAACCGTGGAGCGACCGGGGCGAAGCTGTTGCCTGAAACGATGGGAGGTGGCGTTGCGGTCTTCGACTTCGACGACGATGGCGATCAGGACATCTTGTTTCTGAATTCCAAGAACTGGCCCTGGGACGCACCACTCCCCGACCAATCGCAACAACTGGCGCTCTACCGCAACGATGACGGCAAGTTCACCGACGTCACGCAGGGTTCGGGGCTGGATGTCTCGATCTACGCGATGGGAGCCGCCGTGGGAGACTACGACAACGATGGCCGCGTCGATGTTTTTGTCTCCGCCGTCGGGGCGAATCATCTGTTCCACAATCTCGGCGATGGGAAGTTCGCCGATGTCAGCGAGTCGTCCAAGACTGCGGGAGAGGAGACCGATTGGAGCAGCGGATGTGGATGGTTCGACTTTGACAACGACGGCGATCTCGATCTGTTCGTCTGCAATTATGTCCGCTGGAACAAGGAATACGACCTCGCCCAGAACTTTCAATTGGTCGGCGGCGGCCGCGCGTATGGACGCCCTCAGAATTTTGAGGGGACGTTTCCGTATCTGTATCGCAACGATGGCGACGGCGTCTTTACCGACATTACGGCCCAGGCGGGGCTGCAGGTCAAAAACCCGTTGACCAACGTGCCCCTTGCAAAATCGCTGGGGCTGACGTTTTGTGACATCGACGAAGATGGATGGATCGACATCCTGGTCGCCAACGACACCGTGCAAAATCTGATCTTCAAGAACACCGGGAAGGGAACGTTCCTGGAATTTGGAGTCCCAGCGGGGATCGCGTTCGATCCGTCGGGGAACGCTCGCGGGGCGATGGGGATCGACGTCGCAGCGATCCGCGGCAGCGATTCGATGGGAATCGCGATCGGCAACTTCGCCAATGAAATGACGGCGATGTATGTCTCGCGGCGCGGGCAGATGCAGTTCACCGACGAAGCGATCTCGACCGGACTGGGCCCCAACACGCGGCTGCAGTTGACCTTTGGAGTCTGTTATCTCGATTACGATCTGGACGGGCGCTTGGATCTGATGTGTGCCAACGGGCATTTGGAAGAGGACATCAATCGGGTGCAGCCGAGTCAACATTACGCCCAGCCGCCGCAGCTGTTCTGGAACGCGGGACCGTTGAGCGATACCGAGTTTGTCGCCGTCGATCCGGCGCACTGTGGCGAGGATCTTGTCGCGCCGATGGTTGGCCGCGCGGTGGCGTATCTGGATTACGATCGCGATGGAGATCAAGACGTGTTGGTCACCGCTGTCGGCGGTGCGCCGCGGCTGCTTCGCAACGATCAACAACTCGGTCGTCACGGGCTGCGAGTTCGGTTGGTCGGCGATGGCAAACAGATCAACCGCGACGCGATCGGTTCTTGGGTCGAAGTGACCGCCGGGGACAAAACCTATCGCCAACAAGTGATGCCGACGCGCAGCTATCTGACTCAGGTGGAACTGCCGCTGACATTTGGCTTGGGCGATGCGAAACAGATCGATAGCCTGGAGGTCCAGTGGAGCGACGGGACGAAGAGCGTGCTGCACGACGTGAAGGTCGACCAGCTGCAAACGATACGCTACGCGCCGCAGGAATAG
- a CDS encoding pilus assembly protein TadG-related protein, giving the protein MNTHAKQPSSLPARQIKPAARTGKVFVFLCVALPGVFAVLALVFDAGLLMTASRDYQNTTDAAAYAAATWTMMGGDENSINTISSEYVQSHNALPGANVTTNSPPSSGPYQGVAGFSEVIVQGESPSYFLQRFAAGGQQSITTRAVAGTKTATSPAAIMLLDADPAPITVASILSLPLYPSLLGGLEVLGLGSLTVDGAVLSNNTWGGVDEYGEKAGESHGPPYSIACTPLVPLTALRASDIRTAGGVDRLLHYDALPGLGALNLRANRMPMPDPMGNLAPPSTASDPDNVEVDDHGGVMVTLNILKPFGTVLEPGVYDWIDVTAGIARFEPGVYIIRGRHPITGIALGITGGIVYADGVMFYVTSNSNYDPASGLPDAVENREVAPPNTIGAQLPSVLISPLPGSRLSGLNDPSSPYHGMLVYQRPRDRRPITILSLQTLGITQFSGTVYSRWGHAILAGSGTFNSSFAVGTMRVVTLGNISLRPSGYFPAASDVYLVE; this is encoded by the coding sequence TTGAACACGCACGCCAAACAACCGTCGTCTCTCCCAGCACGCCAGATCAAACCGGCGGCGCGAACGGGCAAGGTCTTCGTCTTTTTGTGCGTTGCCCTGCCGGGCGTGTTTGCTGTCTTGGCCCTCGTTTTTGATGCCGGCTTATTGATGACAGCCTCGCGCGACTACCAGAACACAACCGACGCAGCAGCTTATGCCGCGGCGACGTGGACGATGATGGGAGGGGACGAGAATTCGATCAACACGATCAGCTCGGAATACGTTCAATCGCACAACGCGTTGCCCGGCGCTAATGTGACCACCAACAGCCCGCCCAGCTCGGGCCCCTACCAGGGAGTTGCAGGATTCTCCGAAGTGATCGTCCAGGGTGAGAGCCCCAGCTATTTTCTGCAGCGGTTTGCGGCAGGCGGACAGCAGTCGATTACGACCCGAGCTGTGGCGGGAACCAAAACCGCGACCTCGCCCGCAGCGATCATGCTGCTGGACGCCGATCCCGCACCGATCACCGTCGCGTCGATCTTGAGCCTTCCGCTCTATCCGAGTCTGCTCGGCGGTCTGGAAGTCCTGGGGCTCGGCTCGTTGACTGTCGACGGTGCGGTCCTGAGCAACAACACGTGGGGCGGTGTCGATGAATATGGCGAAAAGGCAGGTGAATCCCATGGGCCACCCTATTCAATCGCCTGCACCCCGCTTGTCCCTCTGACGGCTCTTCGGGCCAGCGACATTCGCACCGCCGGCGGCGTCGATCGTCTGCTGCACTACGATGCGCTGCCGGGCCTCGGTGCGCTCAACTTGAGAGCCAATCGGATGCCGATGCCCGATCCGATGGGGAACCTAGCACCGCCGTCGACAGCGTCGGATCCGGACAACGTCGAAGTCGACGATCACGGCGGCGTGATGGTCACGCTGAATATCCTCAAGCCTTTCGGAACGGTTCTCGAGCCGGGCGTCTACGACTGGATCGACGTCACCGCCGGGATCGCTCGTTTTGAACCGGGCGTCTATATCATTCGCGGCAGGCACCCGATCACGGGGATCGCGCTCGGTATCACCGGCGGGATCGTGTATGCCGATGGCGTGATGTTTTATGTGACTAGCAACAGCAACTACGATCCGGCGTCCGGGCTGCCCGACGCAGTGGAGAACCGTGAGGTCGCACCGCCCAATACGATTGGCGCTCAATTGCCCAGCGTGCTGATCTCGCCGCTGCCCGGCAGCCGTCTGTCGGGACTGAACGATCCGAGCAGTCCCTACCACGGAATGCTGGTGTATCAGCGGCCGCGCGATCGTCGGCCGATCACGATCCTCAGCCTGCAGACGCTTGGCATCACCCAGTTCTCCGGAACGGTCTACTCGCGTTGGGGGCACGCGATCCTGGCGGGCAGCGGAACGTTTAACTCCTCCTTTGCCGTCGGGACCATGCGGGTCGTCACGCTCGGCAATATCTCGCTGCGGCCGTCGGGATATTTCCCCGCCGCATCGGATGTGTATCTCGTCGAGTAG
- a CDS encoding TadE/TadG family type IV pilus assembly protein, whose amino-acid sequence MHRKLNRCAVSRRRGAYTLEVAITMLIFLGALLAMLEFALVSLRYNALGESARRIARVVIVRGEQAAPEQSVLGPAAYVGTADDSSDIAAAARQLLVTMPLEDVDIRVEWLDADTREGDRVSIQLSYLHNPILPGLLGSAKTLSATTVTRIVH is encoded by the coding sequence ATGCACCGTAAATTAAATCGTTGTGCTGTCTCGCGTCGCCGCGGAGCCTACACATTAGAAGTCGCGATCACGATGTTGATCTTCCTAGGGGCGCTGCTCGCGATGTTGGAGTTTGCTCTGGTCTCGCTGCGTTACAACGCGTTGGGAGAATCGGCGCGGCGGATCGCTAGAGTTGTGATCGTTCGCGGTGAACAAGCGGCTCCCGAACAGAGCGTTCTGGGGCCGGCAGCCTATGTTGGCACCGCGGATGACAGCTCCGATATCGCCGCTGCGGCGCGTCAGCTGTTGGTGACGATGCCGCTGGAAGATGTCGACATTCGAGTCGAGTGGCTCGATGCGGACACGCGTGAAGGGGACCGCGTGTCGATTCAACTCTCCTACCTCCACAACCCCATCCTGCCGGGATTGCTGGGATCTGCCAAGACGCTTTCTGCGACAACTGTAACGAGGATCGTCCATTGA
- a CDS encoding TadE family protein, translating to MQSSRRRSPRHAVAAIELAIALPMLMLFTLACADLGRVIHLKVALSNATRVAAEYGAMRKVTSINRDEWTAGIQQAFASDLQATAAFADIETTVQADTEEGELGLYRVRVESQCEFVPAVDWPGLPSSIDLQASVVMLQLR from the coding sequence TTGCAGTCCTCGCGACGCCGATCGCCACGACATGCGGTGGCGGCGATCGAGCTTGCGATCGCGCTGCCGATGTTGATGCTGTTCACGCTCGCTTGCGCCGACCTTGGGCGTGTGATTCATCTGAAGGTCGCGTTGTCCAACGCCACCCGTGTCGCTGCCGAATACGGAGCGATGCGCAAGGTAACGTCGATCAATCGCGACGAATGGACCGCGGGGATTCAACAGGCATTCGCGTCGGATCTGCAAGCGACAGCAGCCTTCGCCGACATCGAAACCACCGTCCAGGCGGATACCGAAGAGGGTGAATTGGGTCTGTATCGCGTGCGTGTCGAGTCGCAGTGTGAGTTTGTGCCGGCTGTCGATTGGCCTGGCCTCCCCTCGTCAATCGATTTGCAAGCGTCCGTTGTGATGCTGCAGCTTCGCTAA